The Pagrus major chromosome 10, Pma_NU_1.0 genome contains a region encoding:
- the arrb2b gene encoding arrestin, beta 2b, whose product MGDKAGTRVFKKSSPNCKLTVYLGKRDFVDHLNYVDPVDGVLLVDPEYLKDRKVFVTLTCAFYYGREDLDVLGLSFRKDLYVSTVQVFPPLQEEKKPLTHLQERLLKKLGQHAYPINFTIPQNLPCSVTLQPGAEDTGKACGVDYELQAFCAKTVEEKIHQRNSVHLVIRKVQYAPEKQGPQPMVETSRSFLMSDRSLHLEASLDKELYYHGEPISVNVQVTNNSTKTVKRVKISVRQYADICLFSTAQYKCPVAQVEADDHVSPSSTSCHVYTLTPVLGTNREKRGLALDGRLKHEDTNLASSTIVKEGTNKEMMGILVSYRVKVKLVVSLGGDVAVELPFILMHPKPTHQPSSQSQSIAPETDVPVAANLIEFDMNTPSQVDDFVFEDFARLRLTGMKDDKDECDPFC is encoded by the exons ATGGGGGACAAAGCGGGGACCAG AGTCTTTAAGAAGTCCAGCCCCAACTGCAAG CTCACAGTTTATCTGGGGAAGCGAGACTTTGTTGATCACTTAAACTATGTAGATCCAGTAG ATGGAGTGCTTCTTGTAGACCCAGAGTATCTGAAAGATcgaaaag TGTTTGTAACTCTTACTTGTGCATTTTATTACGGTCGGGAGGACCTGGATGTATTGGGCCTTTCCTTCCGTAAGGATCTGTACGTCAGCACCGTCCAGGTCTTCCCTCCTCTGCAGGAAGAAAAGAAGCCTCTTACTCATCTGCAGGAGAGGCTGCTGAAGAAGCTGGGTCAGCATGCCTACCCCATCAACTTCACT ATTCCCCAGAATCTGCCTTGTTCAGTGACCCTTCAGCCAGGCGCAGAGGACACTGGGAAGGCATGTGGTGTGGACTATGAGCTTCAAGCATTCTGTGCCAAGACTGTGGAGGAGAAGATCCACCAAAG GAACTCTGTGCATCTGGTGATCAGGAAGGTTCAGTATGCCCCAGAGAAGCAAGGTCCACAGCCAATGGTGGAAACCAGCCGCAGTTTCCTGATGTCTGACAGATCTCTGCACCTAGAGGCCTCACTGGATAAGGAG CTATACTACCATGGTGAGCCCATAAGTGTCAATGTCCAGGTCACCAACAACTCCACCAAGACTGTCAAGAGGGTGAAGATATCTG TTCGTCAGTATGCTGATATCTGTCTGTTCTCCACGGCTCAGTATAAGTGTCCGGTTGCCCAGGTTGAAGCAGA TGACCACGTTTCTCCCAGCTCCACCTCCTGCCATGTCTACACTCTGACCCCAGTTCTGGGCACCAACAGGGAAAAGAGAGGTCTGGCCCTGGATGGAAGGCTAAAGCATGAAGACACCAATCTGGCCTCCAGCACCAT AGTAAAAGAAGGAACCAACAAGGAGATGATGGGCATCCTGGTTTCCTACAGAGTCAAAGTCAAACTGGTGGTGTCTCTTGGAGG ggatgTAGCAGTGGAACTTCCTTTTATCCTGATGCATCCCAAACCAACACACCAGCCCAGCTCCCAATCACAGTCAA TTGCTCCAGAGACTGATGTTCCTGTGGCTGCAAACCTCATAGAGTTTGACATGAA tacTCCCTCCCAGGTTGATGACTTTGTGTTTGAAGACTTTGCTCGCCTGCGGTTAACAGGGATGAAGGATGACAAGGATGAGTGTGATCCCTTCTGTTAG
- the med11 gene encoding mediator of RNA polymerase II transcription subunit 11 isoform X2, protein MANERLRALEEVEKEIATILQCAGNIVLELSKDKHNASLLDRQLVQFQSSVNRVESELSGQIRYLTQVATGQPHEGSTYSARKDCQMALNRAEYAKVKLGELGRTCEVMLEQQQQQQQQQQQQQQQQQQQQQQQQQQQQQQQS, encoded by the exons ATGGCTAACGAACGGCTGAGAGCTCTGGAGGAGGTCGAGAAGGAGATAGCCACGATCCTACAGTGTGCCG GTAATATAGTTCTGGAACTCTccaaagacaaacacaatgCCAGTCTCCTGGACAGACAGCTGGTCCAGTTCCAGAGCTCTGTCAATCGAGTGGAGAGCGAACTAAGTGGACAGATCCGCTACCTCACACAG GTAGCTACTGGTCAGCCTCATGAAGGTTCCACTTATTCAGCTAGGAAGGACTGTCAGATGGCATTGAACAGAGCTGAGTATGCCAAGGTCAAACTGGGAGAATTGGGACGGACATGTGAAGTgatgctggagcagcagcagcagcagcagcagcaacagcagcaacagcagcagcaacagcagcaacaacagcagcagcagcagcagcagcagcaacaacaacagtcatgA
- the med11 gene encoding mediator of RNA polymerase II transcription subunit 11 isoform X1 produces MFSSSASASAQPQPSLSPTTAPHNSSTQQLSEPQSVEQLQHSDSRQTGNIVLELSKDKHNASLLDRQLVQFQSSVNRVESELSGQIRYLTQVATGQPHEGSTYSARKDCQMALNRAEYAKVKLGELGRTCEVMLEQQQQQQQQQQQQQQQQQQQQQQQQQQQQQQQS; encoded by the exons ATGTTCAGCagctcagcctcagcctcagcccaGCCTCAGCCCAGCCTCAGCCCCACAACAGCTCCACACAACAGCTCCACACAACAGCTCAGTGAACCACAAAGcgtggagcagctgcagcacagcGACAGCAGGCAAACAG GTAATATAGTTCTGGAACTCTccaaagacaaacacaatgCCAGTCTCCTGGACAGACAGCTGGTCCAGTTCCAGAGCTCTGTCAATCGAGTGGAGAGCGAACTAAGTGGACAGATCCGCTACCTCACACAG GTAGCTACTGGTCAGCCTCATGAAGGTTCCACTTATTCAGCTAGGAAGGACTGTCAGATGGCATTGAACAGAGCTGAGTATGCCAAGGTCAAACTGGGAGAATTGGGACGGACATGTGAAGTgatgctggagcagcagcagcagcagcagcagcaacagcagcaacagcagcagcaacagcagcaacaacagcagcagcagcagcagcagcagcaacaacaacagtcatgA